Part of the Desulfovibrio desulfuricans genome, GCGTGGTTGAAAATGTAGGCGATCGCGCCAAACAGCAGCACCGTATTGCGCAGAACAGGGTCCGTGCACAGGGCGGCCAGAGAAATGGCAAAGAAGATGTACGAAAGATGGGTGATGGTGGAATAGGCCAGCAGACGCTTCATGTCGGTCTGCGGCAGGTACATGATGAAGCCGTATATAAGGGTTATCACGGCCATGACCATACCCACCTGACCAACAACCGGGGGAATGTCCCCGGCAGCCATGACGGCGCGGGCAAAGATGAACACGCCCACCTTGACCATGGATGCCGCGTGCAGGTAGGCGCTCACCGGGGTGGGCGCTTCCATGGCGTCGGGCAGCCACATATGCATGGGAATCTGGGCGGACTTGCCCCAGGCCGCAAAGAGTACGCCGCCCACGACGATGATCTTGGCTGTGTCGCCAAGCCCGGCAATGCCGGAAAGGGCGAAGGAGCCTGTTTCATGGAACAGCCATGCCGCAGCCACATACAGGCCCAGAGCGCCAAGGTGGGTCACCAGCAGGGCCTTCATGGCCGAACGTAGCGACTTGGGCGTCTGGTAGTAACCAATCAGACCCCACGAGCAGCCGCCGGTGATTTCAAAGAACAGCAGCTGGCCAAAGAGGGTTGAGGACAGCGTAAGCCCGGCCATTGCGCCGATAAAGGCCAGCATGATGGCGTAAAAACGGGTGGTGCCTTCATGCGGATGCTCGCGGTTGCCCTTGGTCAGGTAGGCTGTGGAATACAGCACCACCAGAAAACCGAGAAAAACCACGGCAAAGCAGATGAGCGTGCTTACCCTGTCTACGAGTACGCCGAATATTTCCACTGTGTGCCCAGCCCCGCCAAACATGGCGGAGTTGTAACTCACAAGGCTGAATGTGCAGTTTTCGGGCATACCTGCGTTGAAGTATGCCAGACCAAGGGCCGCGCTGCCTGCCGAAGCGGCAAGGGCAACCACCAGCGCCAGCGCCCGTGCCGCGCGATACGGCAAACAGGCGGCGAGCAACGCGCCGATGAACGGTATCAGGATTGTTGCCAGTGCAATTTTATCCATGACTTCTTCCTCGACGCCCTAGAGCTTGCTGAAGTAAAAGACGAATGCCAGGGCCGCCACGCCGAAACCGGACCATGTGACGCGCGGGGTCAGCAAAAAGCGCCCGCGCGCAAGGCTGTTTTCGTACAGCGAGGCCAGCACAAAAATGACCAGCAGCTTCAGAACGAATATGACTGTGGCGGTCAGCACGGATACAACGCTGAGGCTCTCGGGCGTTACATTGCCAAAGGGCAGAAACACGCTGATGAACACGCTGGCCACAACTGCCTGCTTGAACTTCACGCCAAGGCAGACCAGGGCAAGACCGGGGCCGGAATACTCGGTCAGCGGGCCTTCCTGAAGCTCCTGTTCCGCTTCGGGGTAGTCAAAGGGGATCTTGCCCATTTCAATAAACACGGCAAAGGCGCAGGCCACCATGGCCAGTGCCGCTGCCGTGGGCATGGAGCCGCCCCAGTTCTGGCGGAATATCTCGCTGATGACGCCGAGGTTGGTGGAACCAGCAATAAGGGCCGCCACCAGCAGGGCCAGCATGAGCACAGGCTCCACCAGTACGCCCAGCAACATTTCGCGGCTTGCGCCCATGCCCGCAAAGGGGCTGCCGGAATCAAGCCCGGAAAGGGCGAAGAAAAAGCGGTAGAGAGCGAAAAGATACAGCAAGGTTATCAGATCTGCCGCGCTCGCCATCTGGGAGCCGGTCACGATCAGGGGCAGCGTCATGGCGATGGCCGCTGCGCTGGCAATGAGCACAAAGGGCATGATGCGGAAAATGATGCCCGACTGCGCAGGGGCCACTTCCTGCCGGGTCATGAGTTTGGCCAGGTCTCGGTAGTCCTGTAACACGCCAGCTGCCCCCAGGGGGCCAAGGCGCGAGTGCATTCTGGCCCGGATTTTACGCGAAATGCCGGACAGCAGAGGGGCCAGCAAAAGCAGAAGCAAGGTCTGCGCTGCGGCCAGCAGCAAGGATACCGGCCAGGACAAGGATTGCATGGTAAACATGATTCCCCCTAGGCGGCTTTGATGAGAAGCAGCGCGATAAGCGCGATGATGATATACAGGCAGTAGACGCGGAAATCGCCCTGCTGCAGCCGCTGCACACATATGCCGATTTTTTGTGCGGTGCGGACGATACGGGCAAGAATGCCGTCGTCCCACATGGGCTCCACACGCCGGGCAGTACGGATGACCGAGTCAAGCGCACGCGACATGGCCGGGGCCGGATCAAGCGCCTGACGCAGGCGGTACAGCCCCGCAAACACGTGGCGCAGACCCTGTGTAAAGCTGCCGGCAGAAAGGGCCATGCGTTCTTCGTAACCATAACCGCAGGCCCAGGGATCGTTTTTGCGGCGCATGGGCAGGCGGTCGGCCTTACCAGCCATAAAGAGCAGCAGGGGCAAAAGCATGCCGCCCAGCAGCAGAAGCATCACCAGCGTGGGCGAAAGCCCGGTGGCGGCATCTGCGCCGGGAACAAGCACACCCTGCCGTACGGCTTCAAAGTGCTGCTGGCTTGTGGTGAGTGAGTCGGCCACGGCGCTGATGACAGGGGCCACACAAGCCGCGCCCACGCCCAGCACCACGCACAGCGCGGCCAGCCCAAGCATGGAAAGCGTCATGGCAGCGGGAACTTCAGTGGCTTCCGCAGCCTTGGCGCTGCGCGCCTGCCCGCAAAAGCTGATGCCGTATACCTTTACAAAGCACATGGCGGCGAGAGCGCCGGTGATGGCCAGCATCACGATTGCCACAGGGCCGGAAAGGCGGGCAATGGCGGAAGAATGCTGGCTGATGCTCACAAGGCCCTGATAGGTGTACCATTCACTGACAAAACCATTGAGGGGCGGCAGGGCCGAAATGGCCATGCAGCCAACCAGAAAGGACAGGGCCGTGCGCGGCATGCGCTTGCCAAGGCCGCCCATCTTCTCCATGTCCTTGGTGTGCACCTTGTAGATGATGGCACCAGCGCCGAGGAACAGCAGGCCCTTGAACACGGCATGGTTCAGCAGGTGATAGAGCGCGCCCAGAAATCCCAGAGCTGCCAGCAGCGGGTTTTTGAGGGCCAGACCCATGAGGCCCACGCCCACGCCCATGAGGATGATGCCCACGTTTTCAACGGTGTGGTAGGCAAGCAGGCGTTTGATGTCGTGTTCCGCCAAGGCGTACATAACGCCCAGCACGGACGAAACAGCGCCGAAGGTCAGCACCACAACACCCCACCAGACAGGCATATCCACGCCGCCCAGCAGGTCTGCGCCCACCTTGATGATGCCAAACACGCCGATTTTGACCATCACGCCAGACATCATGGCCGAGGCGTGCGAGGGCGCGGCCGGGTGCGCCCTGGGCAGCCAGCCGTGCAGAGGGAGCATGCCAGCCTTTGCGCCGAAGCCGAAAAATGCCAGCAAAAAGGCTATTGATGCCATGGCAGGCGAAATCTGCGCCTGACGGAAGGCCGCAAAATCAAGGCTGTTGTTGGGCGTATGGCAATACATGATGAAGAACGAAGCCATGATCAGCACAGACCCGGCATGCGCGATGAAAAAGTAGAGCAAGCCGGCGCTGACGGCTTCGCTTTCCTGATCGGCAATGACCAGAAAGTAGGAAGACAGCGACATGACTTCAAAAAAGATGATGAAGTAGAAGGCGTTGTCCATGACCATCAGCGCCACCATGGAGGCGATGAAGGTGTTCATGAAAAAGCCCATGGCTGACGCGCCCTTGCCTTCGTATTCCCGCACATAGGCAATGGAATAGATGGAAGCGGCAACCGCCAGCAGGGATATGACGCCCGTCATGAAGGCTCCCAGCATATCCAGCCGCACGGCCAGATGCGCAAAGGGGAACGGCCCCGCGTAAACATGGTTGAGGGCATCTGCACGTTGCAGCAAAAAGGGCAAAACAGCGTACAGACCAAGCGCGCCGCCAAGCGCGCCAAAAAGGCCGTTAATGGTAATGGCTGCCCGCTCGTTGCGGCCTAGCAGCAGGGAAAGCACGCCACCCGCCATGTAGGCCAGCACAGCCCAAAGCAGGATTTCAAGTGGATCACGCATGCTGCACCCCCGACATGGTTATTGCCGCCGGGGCGGCATCATCACCGTGTTTTTCCTGCTCAAGCGCGGCAACACGTTTGCTGTTTTGCAGTTCTGCCAGCGTTTTTTCATCCACAAGGCGCAAAGCCGTGGTGGGGCAGGCCTCCACGCAGGCCGGGCGCGAGCGGAA contains:
- a CDS encoding hydrogenase 4 subunit D; translated protein: MDKIALATILIPFIGALLAACLPYRAARALALVVALAASAGSAALGLAYFNAGMPENCTFSLVSYNSAMFGGAGHTVEIFGVLVDRVSTLICFAVVFLGFLVVLYSTAYLTKGNREHPHEGTTRFYAIMLAFIGAMAGLTLSSTLFGQLLFFEITGGCSWGLIGYYQTPKSLRSAMKALLVTHLGALGLYVAAAWLFHETGSFALSGIAGLGDTAKIIVVGGVLFAAWGKSAQIPMHMWLPDAMEAPTPVSAYLHAASMVKVGVFIFARAVMAAGDIPPVVGQVGMVMAVITLIYGFIMYLPQTDMKRLLAYSTITHLSYIFFAISLAALCTDPVLRNTVLLFGAIAYIFNHAFAKSLFFLVAGALSYTCGTRTLTQLQGILSRLPLLGVGFCVAALAITGVPPLNGFFSKYPIFTTGFALGSTHWLVLVLTVLVMIESVGSFAWFLYWFGKTVPGKPSEVVAQAQPVPAAMKLVLAILVFMSFCSSIMAVYWLNHGG
- a CDS encoding respiratory chain complex I subunit 1 family protein; the encoded protein is MFTMQSLSWPVSLLLAAAQTLLLLLLAPLLSGISRKIRARMHSRLGPLGAAGVLQDYRDLAKLMTRQEVAPAQSGIIFRIMPFVLIASAAAIAMTLPLIVTGSQMASAADLITLLYLFALYRFFFALSGLDSGSPFAGMGASREMLLGVLVEPVLMLALLVAALIAGSTNLGVISEIFRQNWGGSMPTAAALAMVACAFAVFIEMGKIPFDYPEAEQELQEGPLTEYSGPGLALVCLGVKFKQAVVASVFISVFLPFGNVTPESLSVVSVLTATVIFVLKLLVIFVLASLYENSLARGRFLLTPRVTWSGFGVAALAFVFYFSKL
- the hyfB gene encoding hydrogenase 4 subunit B; this translates as MRDPLEILLWAVLAYMAGGVLSLLLGRNERAAITINGLFGALGGALGLYAVLPFLLQRADALNHVYAGPFPFAHLAVRLDMLGAFMTGVISLLAVAASIYSIAYVREYEGKGASAMGFFMNTFIASMVALMVMDNAFYFIIFFEVMSLSSYFLVIADQESEAVSAGLLYFFIAHAGSVLIMASFFIMYCHTPNNSLDFAAFRQAQISPAMASIAFLLAFFGFGAKAGMLPLHGWLPRAHPAAPSHASAMMSGVMVKIGVFGIIKVGADLLGGVDMPVWWGVVVLTFGAVSSVLGVMYALAEHDIKRLLAYHTVENVGIILMGVGVGLMGLALKNPLLAALGFLGALYHLLNHAVFKGLLFLGAGAIIYKVHTKDMEKMGGLGKRMPRTALSFLVGCMAISALPPLNGFVSEWYTYQGLVSISQHSSAIARLSGPVAIVMLAITGALAAMCFVKVYGISFCGQARSAKAAEATEVPAAMTLSMLGLAALCVVLGVGAACVAPVISAVADSLTTSQQHFEAVRQGVLVPGADAATGLSPTLVMLLLLGGMLLPLLLFMAGKADRLPMRRKNDPWACGYGYEERMALSAGSFTQGLRHVFAGLYRLRQALDPAPAMSRALDSVIRTARRVEPMWDDGILARIVRTAQKIGICVQRLQQGDFRVYCLYIIIALIALLLIKAA